A window of Nonomuraea angiospora genomic DNA:
CCGGCGCGAGGCGACTGCCCCGTGGTCTCTTGCGGTTACTGAGAAACCATAGGAGAGTGTTCGCTGACATGGAAGGACGCACTTTCTAGTGACTGGGGAACCAGATGGTGACCAAGCAGTTCATGGGCTCGGCCAATGAAGCCGATGAGGCGGACCTGAGGCGCGCGGACTCCCTGGCCCGGGAGATCTTCTCGGACGTCGCCAACAAGTGGGCGTTGCTGATCATCGAGGCGCTCGGTGAGCGCACCCTGCGGTTCAGCGAGCTGCGGGACGAGGTCGAGGGCATCAGCCACAAGATGCTCACCCAGAACCTGCGCATGCTGGAGCGCAACGGCCTGGCCGAGCGGAAGGTGCACCCCACCGTGCCGCCGCGGGTCGAGTACACCCTCACCGAGCCGGGCCAGGCCCTGCGGGCGACGGTCGACCTGATCTGCGGCTGGACCCACCAGTACTTCGGTCACATCGAGGCCGCCCGCCGCGGCTTCGGCGCCTGACGGCTCACGTTCACAGATCGAAGGTGATGTCCTGTTGAGGCAGCAGTCGCCGTAG
This region includes:
- a CDS encoding winged helix-turn-helix transcriptional regulator; this encodes MVTKQFMGSANEADEADLRRADSLAREIFSDVANKWALLIIEALGERTLRFSELRDEVEGISHKMLTQNLRMLERNGLAERKVHPTVPPRVEYTLTEPGQALRATVDLICGWTHQYFGHIEAARRGFGA